In Candidatus Hydrogenedentota bacterium, a single window of DNA contains:
- a CDS encoding DUF1559 domain-containing protein, which produces MKKKGFTLIELLVVIAIIGILAAILLPALARAREAARRSSCQNNLKQWGLVYKMYSGEAKGGRFPPLSTWPYTAMAASPSAVYPEYLTDPSIIICPSDAKDRVDMLFCCDNPGDQTWPSIYDGKVYRKGEVWIGSRNYMMQKSYMYFGWVFDRADNRPEYEALLSQCAPTLSSVFGAAFPDLDPAMITAVQTLAVPIQMAQALDSLLPKLAGSMLNPSSQPMRQQAEQAMDGDLTVQAPNGNGGGSTVYRLREGVERFLITDINNPGASAQAQSTLPIMTDLLSDGAGMSAFNHVPGGCNILYMDGHCEFIRYPGKGPVTAAMARLLGAVTAGFDG; this is translated from the coding sequence ATGAAGAAGAAAGGTTTCACACTCATTGAACTGCTGGTGGTGATCGCCATCATCGGCATCCTTGCGGCAATTCTCCTGCCCGCGCTGGCGCGCGCGAGGGAGGCGGCCAGGCGCTCCTCGTGCCAGAACAACCTGAAACAGTGGGGGCTGGTTTACAAGATGTACTCGGGCGAGGCGAAGGGCGGACGCTTCCCCCCCCTGTCCACCTGGCCCTACACGGCCATGGCCGCCTCCCCATCGGCGGTATACCCGGAATACCTGACGGACCCGTCCATCATCATCTGCCCCTCCGACGCGAAGGACCGGGTGGACATGCTCTTCTGCTGCGACAACCCCGGCGACCAGACCTGGCCTTCGATATACGACGGCAAGGTCTACCGCAAGGGCGAGGTGTGGATTGGCTCGCGGAACTACATGATGCAGAAAAGCTACATGTACTTCGGGTGGGTCTTTGACCGGGCGGACAACAGGCCGGAGTATGAGGCGCTGCTGAGCCAGTGCGCGCCGACCCTCTCCTCCGTCTTCGGCGCGGCCTTCCCTGACTTGGACCCGGCCATGATTACCGCCGTGCAGACCTTGGCGGTCCCCATCCAGATGGCCCAGGCCCTGGACAGCCTTCTCCCGAAACTCGCCGGCTCCATGCTGAACCCCTCCTCACAGCCCATGCGCCAGCAGGCGGAGCAGGCCATGGACGGCGACCTGACGGTGCAGGCGCCGAACGGCAATGGCGGGGGCTCCACGGTCTACCGCCTCCGCGAGGGCGTCGAGCGCTTCCTCATCACGGACATCAACAACCCCGGCGCCTCCGCCCAGGCCCAGAGCACCCTGCCCATCATGACCGACCTCCTTTCGGACGGCGCGGGCATGAGCGCTTTCAACCATGTGCCGGGCGGCTGCAATATCCTCTACATGGACGGCCATTGCGAGTTCATCCGCTATCCGGGCAAGGGACCCGTCACCGCGGCCATGGCGCGGCTGCTCGGCGCGGTCACGGCGGGATTTGACGGGTGA